The Nicotiana tabacum cultivar K326 chromosome 14, ASM71507v2, whole genome shotgun sequence genome contains a region encoding:
- the LOC107783290 gene encoding CRIB domain-containing protein RIC1-like, with the protein MQLKGDKISCPFSSPFFLRGLSVYLKRRRNQFFLLAWSFCLCCVSFLSRVLLAFGEFIAYTMATKVKGIYKYITSIFVVKERELEIGCPTDVKHVAHIGWEGPSGNTPTWMKAFKAGPEFAATSIGSSGSAWSSQGCGEIARQKTAANVYKDMTTSDVASPPRKHKRRKPKSTSSPKSSSPSTLRSSRAAKPKAKSGEGNPKPATVEVA; encoded by the exons ATGCAGTTAAAAGGAGATAAAATAAGCTGCCCTTTTTCATCTCCTTTCTTTCTGCGTGGCTTAAGCGTTTACCTAAAAAG GCGAAGGAATCAGTTCTTCCTATTGGCGTGGTCCTTTTGTTTGTGTTGTGTTTCATTTCTGAGCAGAGTACTATTGGCTTTTGGGGAATTTATAGCCTATACCATGGCAACCAAAGTGAAGGGGATTTACAAATATATCACCAGTATTTTTG TTGTTAAGGAGAGGGAGTTGGAGATAGGATGTCCAACTGATGTTAAACATGTGGCACATATTGGTTGGGAAGGTCCCTCTGGAAATACACCCACTTGG ATGAAAGCATTCAAGGCAGGGCCGGAATTTGCAGCAACTTCTATTGGTAGTTCTGGTTCTGCTTGGTCATCTCAAG GTTGTGGAGAGATAGCGAGACAAAAAACAGCAGCTAACGTTTACAAGGACATGACAACTTCAGATGTTGCTAGTCCTCCTAGGAAACACAAACGGAGGAAGCCTAAATCAACTTCTTCTCCCAAATCTAGTTCACCATCCACGTTGAGATCGTCGCGAGCAGCTAAACCCAAGGCTAAATCTGGTGAAGGAAATCCTAAACCAGCAACAGTAGAAGTGGCTTAA
- the LOC107783270 gene encoding secreted RxLR effector protein 161-like produces the protein MYVKKQDTSDFLVVYLYVDDMIYKGSCETLVAEFKSCMMKEFEMSDLGTLQYFLGLQVKQEKDGIFVSQRKYVKNLLLRFGMQNCKVAAIPMSANKKLQLEDGTDPADPSYYRSLIGGLNYLTHTRPDIIFSVSVLSRYASSPSKQHLGAAKRVLRYVVGTVDFGIWYSKDIDLSLIGYSDNDWAGSIDYRKSTYGNVCSLGSRVISWCSQKQDAVALSSSEAYYVAVTSAVCQAIWLRRLLVDVRH, from the coding sequence ATGTATGTAAAGAAGCAAGATACGAGTGATTTTCTGGTAGTTTATTTGTATGTTGATGACATGATTTATAAGGGATCATGTGAAACTTTGGTGGCTGAATTTAAATCATGTATGATGAAGGAGTTTGAAATGTCAGATTTAGGTACTTTGCAATATTTTCTTGGTCTTCAAGTGAAACAGGAAAAAGATGGGATTTTTGTGTCACAAAGAAAGTATGTAAAAAATCTTCTGCTCAGGTTTGGTATGCAGAATTGTAAAGTGGCTGCAATACCCATGAGTGCAAATAAAAAATTGCAGCTTGAAGATGGCACCGATCCTGCTGATCCAAGTTATTACAGAAGCTTGATTGGAGGTTTGAACTACCTGACACACACTCGTCCTGATATTATATTTTCTGTTAGTGTGTTGTCTAGGTATGCGAGTAGTCCTAGTAAACAACATCTTGGTGCTGCTAAAAGGGTTTTGCGATATGTTGTTGGGACCGTTGACTTTGGGATTTGGTACTCTAAAGACATAGACTTGAGCCTGATTGGTTATAGTGACAACGATTGGGCAGGAAGTATAGATTACAGAAAGAGTACCTATGGAAATGTTTGCAGCTTGGGATCTAGAGTAATTTCATGGTGTTCGCAGAAGCAAGACGCGGTTGCATTATCATCGTCGGAAGCATATTATGTTGCTGTAACTTCAGCAGTTTGTCAGGCTATATGGTTGCGAAGATTGTTAGTTGATGTCCGCCATTAG
- the LOC142169074 gene encoding uncharacterized protein LOC142169074 codes for MPTDKLFIGGDFNGHIGWSAGGYGEVHGGFGFGVRNGEGTLLLDFARAFELVIVNSIFPKKDEHLITFRSMVAKTQIDYLLLRRCDKGLCEDCKVIPRENLTTQHRPLVMDIRILIKRKKKFVWGQPRIRWGSLIKDTALDLEGKLATMRALKSGGDANGMWATMADCIREAAREVLGVSKGYSGGHRCDWWWNDMIQSKVKVKKEAYLKLVESTNEERRRENRERYKKARREAKVAVTEAKTVAIGRLYEEFKRWRM; via the coding sequence ATGCCTACAGATAAGTTAtttataggaggggatttcaatgggcatATAGGGTGGTCTGCTGGTGGCTATGgtgaggtgcatggcggcttcgGCTTTGGGGTTAGGAACGGAGAAGGCACTTTACTGTTGGATTTCGCTAGAGCTTTTGAGTTGGTGATTGTGAACTCTATTTTTCCGAAAAAGGATGAGCATTTGATTACTTTCCGGAGTATGGTGGctaagactcagattgattatcttCTCCTCAGGAGGTGTGATAAGGGGTTGTGCGAGGATTGTAAGGTGATCCCGAGAGAGAACCTCACAACACAGCATAGACCCTTGGTGATGGACATCAGAATCTtgataaagaggaagaagaagtttGTATGGGGTCAACCGAGGATCAGGTGGGGGTCCTTGATTAAGGATACTGCGCTGGATTTGGAGGGTAAGTTGGCGACAATGAGAGCGTTGAAGAGTGGTGGAGATGCTAATGGTATGTGGGCAACGATGGCGGATTGTATAAGGGAGGCGGCGAGAGAagtgttaggggtctcgaaggGATACTCAGGTGGGCACCGAtgcgactggtggtggaatgacatgaTCCAGAGTAAAGTGAAAGTGAAGAAAGAGGCTTACCTTAAGTTAGTGGAGAGCACCAACGAGGAGCGGAGGAGAGAGAACAGAGAAAGATATAAGAAAGCTAGGAGGGAGGCGAAAGTAGCGGTCACAGAGGCAAAGACGGTTGCGATTGGGCGGCTGTATGAGgaatttaagaggtggagaatgtaa